From a single Rhodospirillaceae bacterium genomic region:
- a CDS encoding nitronate monooxygenase family protein gives MKTRITEMLGIEHPIIQGGMHYVGFAELAAAVSNAGGFGIITGLTQETPEDLAKEIVRCRGMTDKPFGVNLTILPSFRDTPYDEYMAAIIEGGIKVVETAGRNPQPFLPQLKENGIKVIHKCTSVRHSLKAEAIGCDAVSVDGFECGGHPGEDDIPNMILLPRAADELTIPFVASGGMADARSLVASLAMGADGMNMGTRFIATKEAPVHDRVKQAIVAATELDTRLVMRPLRNTERVLTNAAVERLLEKERTLGDSIRIDDIMDEVMGVYPRVMLKGDMDAGAWSCGLVAGLIHDIPTCKELIDGIMAEAEFLVRRRLEGMLAA, from the coding sequence ATGAAGACCCGCATCACCGAAATGCTCGGCATCGAGCACCCGATCATCCAGGGCGGCATGCACTATGTCGGCTTCGCCGAACTGGCGGCGGCGGTCTCCAACGCCGGCGGCTTCGGCATCATCACCGGCCTCACCCAGGAAACGCCGGAAGACCTGGCGAAGGAAATCGTCCGCTGCCGCGGCATGACCGACAAGCCCTTCGGCGTCAATCTGACGATCCTGCCCTCGTTTCGCGACACGCCCTACGACGAATATATGGCGGCGATTATCGAAGGCGGCATCAAGGTGGTCGAGACCGCCGGGCGCAACCCGCAGCCGTTCCTGCCGCAGCTCAAGGAAAACGGCATCAAGGTCATCCACAAATGCACCTCGGTGCGCCATTCGCTCAAGGCGGAGGCGATCGGCTGCGACGCGGTTTCGGTCGACGGCTTCGAGTGCGGCGGCCATCCGGGCGAGGACGATATCCCGAACATGATCCTGCTGCCGCGGGCGGCCGACGAGCTGACCATCCCGTTCGTCGCGTCCGGCGGCATGGCGGATGCGCGCAGCCTCGTCGCCTCGCTGGCGATGGGCGCGGACGGCATGAACATGGGCACCCGCTTCATCGCGACCAAAGAGGCGCCGGTCCACGATAGGGTGAAGCAGGCGATCGTCGCCGCGACGGAGCTGGACACAAGGCTGGTGATGCGGCCGCTGCGCAACACCGAGCGGGTGCTGACCAACGCGGCGGTGGAACGACTTCTGGAAAAGGAGCGGACCCTCGGCGACAGCATCCGGATCGACGACATCATGGACGAGGTGATGGGCGTCTATCCCAGGGTGATGCTCAAGGGCGACATGGATGCCGGCGCCTGGAGCTGCGGCCTGGTCGCCGGATTGATCCACGACATCCCGACCTGCAAGGAACTGATCGACGGCATCATGGCCGAGGCCGAATTCCTGGTCCGCCGGCGGCTGGAAGGCATGCTGGCCGCCTGA
- a CDS encoding hemerythrin domain-containing protein, producing MSQAALDILKREHRAISAVLFCLKHTVGEARRGAIVPPFAMIHAVLDYLTSFPNRFHHPKEDTYLFPAVLARAPDLDPVISELLAQHEEGEERVSDLKDRAAELQTLWNGRWQGDGAAKFEAFADAVDSYVDFERAHGRKEGVEVMPRAQEVLTEEDWAPIEAAFSANDDPIFGEEPRSRFDNLYSQIVALAPAPMGYAEREKPEKALPKPDSPLEQGARQKLLTLNWI from the coding sequence ATGTCGCAGGCCGCCCTCGATATCCTGAAACGGGAACACCGCGCGATCAGTGCGGTGCTGTTCTGCCTGAAGCACACGGTCGGCGAGGCGCGCAGGGGCGCGATCGTGCCGCCCTTCGCCATGATCCACGCCGTCCTGGATTACCTGACTTCCTTCCCGAACCGGTTCCATCATCCCAAGGAGGATACCTACCTGTTTCCTGCGGTCCTGGCGCGCGCGCCGGATCTCGATCCGGTGATTTCCGAATTGCTGGCCCAGCACGAGGAAGGCGAGGAACGGGTCAGCGACCTGAAGGACCGGGCCGCCGAACTGCAGACCCTGTGGAACGGACGCTGGCAGGGCGACGGCGCGGCCAAATTCGAGGCGTTCGCCGACGCCGTGGACAGTTACGTCGATTTCGAACGGGCGCACGGCCGCAAGGAAGGCGTCGAGGTCATGCCGCGGGCGCAGGAGGTGCTGACCGAAGAAGACTGGGCCCCGATCGAGGCCGCTTTCAGCGCCAACGACGACCCGATCTTCGGCGAGGAGCCGCGCAGCCGCTTCGACAACCTCTATAGCCAGATCGTCGCCCTCGCCCCCGCCCCGATGGGCTATGCCGAACGTGAGAAGCCGGAGAAGGCGCTGCCGAAGCCGGACTCGCCGCTCGAACAGGGCGCCCGCCAGAAGCTCCTGACCCTGAACTGGATTTGA
- a CDS encoding HigA family addiction module antitoxin, which produces MAMKNPVHPGAIVREDCLKPLGLSVTEGAKRLGVGRQTLSNLVNEKAAVSIEMAYRLSKAFGSTPETWLGMQLAFDLSRSRDLERKIKIERIAAA; this is translated from the coding sequence ATGGCCATGAAGAACCCGGTGCATCCCGGCGCCATCGTGCGCGAAGATTGCCTGAAGCCCCTCGGCCTGTCGGTCACGGAAGGGGCGAAGCGGCTCGGCGTCGGGCGCCAGACGCTCTCCAATCTGGTCAACGAAAAGGCAGCCGTATCGATCGAGATGGCCTACCGGCTGTCGAAGGCCTTCGGCTCGACGCCCGAGACCTGGCTCGGCATGCAACTGGCGTTCGATCTGTCCCGCTCCCGCGATCTGGAACGCAAGATCAAGATCGAACGAATTGCAGCAGCGTAG
- a CDS encoding molybdopterin-binding protein, producing the protein MSSTKTEYTACLIVIGNEILSGRTRDANLQYLAGRLNRWGIQLREARVIPDIERTIVETVNHCRRAFDYVFTTGGIGPTHDDITAASVAKAFGVGLVKDPKSFALMAARYETPEEFNESRRKMCFIPDGAVPIENSVSVAPGFQMENVFVLAGVPSIMRAMADTLQNRLIGGAPVRSRAMGCHLPEGAVAGGLAEIQERWPGIDIGSYPFYREGKFGTSLVLRGTEPAALDAAYAAVADMVTGLGGKPVPEDD; encoded by the coding sequence ATGTCCAGCACCAAGACCGAATACACCGCCTGCCTGATCGTCATCGGCAACGAGATCCTGTCGGGGCGGACGCGCGACGCCAATCTCCAGTATCTCGCCGGCAGGCTGAACCGCTGGGGGATTCAGCTGCGCGAGGCGCGGGTCATTCCCGATATCGAGCGGACCATCGTCGAGACGGTGAACCATTGCCGCCGCGCCTTCGACTACGTCTTCACCACCGGCGGCATCGGGCCGACCCACGACGACATCACGGCGGCCAGCGTCGCGAAGGCCTTCGGCGTCGGGCTGGTCAAGGACCCCAAGAGCTTCGCGCTGATGGCGGCGCGCTACGAGACACCGGAGGAATTCAACGAGTCGCGCCGGAAAATGTGCTTCATCCCGGATGGCGCCGTGCCAATCGAGAATTCCGTCTCCGTCGCGCCGGGGTTCCAGATGGAGAATGTGTTCGTGCTGGCCGGCGTGCCCTCGATCATGCGGGCGATGGCCGACACGTTGCAGAACCGGCTGATCGGCGGCGCGCCGGTCCGGTCGCGCGCGATGGGCTGCCATCTGCCGGAAGGCGCGGTCGCCGGGGGCCTGGCGGAGATACAGGAGCGCTGGCCCGGCATCGACATCGGCAGCTATCCCTTTTACCGGGAAGGGAAATTCGGCACGAGCCTGGTGCTGCGCGGCACCGAGCCGGCGGCGCTCGACGCCGCCTATGCCGCGGTGGCGGACATGGTGACCGGGCTGGGCGGCAAACCGGTGCCGGAAGACGATTGA
- the sfsA gene encoding DNA/RNA nuclease SfsA: protein MQFPAPLIRGALVRRYKRFLADVDLESGGRVVAHCPNPGSMAGLAEPGAEVWLSPAAGPKRKLRWTWELVRDADTGSLVGINTGRANAVVEEALRAGLVDPALAGPSIRREVRYGSGSRVDFLLTGDDGRRCFLEVKSVTLRRSAAAPHIGEFPDAVTVRGARHLRELAAVRAGGDRAMLLYLVQRGDCEAVRLAADIDPAYAEAARDAQAAGVDFRAVDCRVTPEEIAVRRPLPVGI from the coding sequence ATGCAATTCCCCGCTCCCCTGATCCGCGGCGCGCTGGTCCGGCGCTACAAGCGGTTCCTGGCCGATGTCGACCTGGAATCGGGCGGGCGGGTCGTCGCCCACTGTCCCAATCCCGGCTCGATGGCAGGACTGGCGGAGCCGGGCGCCGAAGTCTGGCTGTCGCCGGCCGCCGGCCCGAAGCGCAAGCTGCGATGGACCTGGGAACTGGTGCGCGACGCCGATACCGGCAGCCTGGTCGGCATCAACACCGGCCGGGCGAACGCCGTTGTCGAAGAGGCGCTGCGCGCCGGACTGGTCGATCCCGCCCTCGCCGGGCCGTCGATCCGTCGGGAGGTCCGCTACGGCAGCGGTTCGCGGGTCGATTTCCTGCTCACCGGCGACGACGGCCGGCGCTGCTTCCTCGAAGTCAAGAGCGTGACCCTGCGCCGGTCGGCGGCGGCGCCCCATATCGGCGAATTTCCCGACGCGGTGACGGTGCGCGGCGCCCGGCACCTGCGCGAACTGGCGGCGGTCCGCGCCGGTGGCGACCGGGCCATGCTGCTCTATCTGGTGCAGCGCGGGGACTGCGAAGCGGTGCGCCTGGCCGCGGATATCGACCCGGCCTATGCGGAAGCGGCCCGGGATGCGCAGGCTGCCGGAGTCGACTTCCGCGCCGTCGATTGCCGGGTGACGCCGGAGGAGATCGCCGTGCGCCGGCCCTTGCCGGTCGGGATATGA
- the map gene encoding type I methionyl aminopeptidase: MRTDVLFDKTGGSRTLVKLHDAADFDGMRRAGRLAAETLDFVTPYVEPGVTTGELDRLCHDFIRDHGATPAPLGYRGFPKSICTSVNHVVCHGIPDERKVLRNGDSLNIDVTVILDGWHGDTSRMFPVGRVGVRVERLIEVTWAAMMKGIAAVRPGATLGDIGAAIQTYTESQGFSVVRDFCGHGLGTVFHDAPSVLHYGEPGAGLVLQEGMFFTIEPMINAGGPATKILQDGWTAVTRDRKLSAQFEHSLGVTADGPEIFTGSPRGWQKPPYEPAERAA, translated from the coding sequence ATGAGAACCGACGTCCTTTTCGACAAGACCGGCGGCTCCCGCACCTTGGTCAAGCTGCACGACGCCGCCGATTTCGACGGCATGCGCCGGGCCGGCCGCCTCGCAGCGGAAACCCTGGATTTCGTGACGCCCTATGTCGAGCCCGGCGTCACGACCGGCGAACTCGACCGGCTGTGCCACGACTTCATCCGCGACCACGGCGCGACCCCCGCGCCGCTCGGCTACCGCGGGTTCCCGAAATCGATCTGCACTTCGGTCAACCATGTCGTCTGCCACGGCATCCCGGACGAACGGAAAGTCCTGCGGAACGGCGATTCGCTGAATATCGACGTCACGGTGATCCTCGACGGCTGGCACGGCGACACCAGCCGCATGTTCCCGGTCGGCCGGGTCGGCGTGCGGGTCGAGCGGCTGATCGAGGTCACCTGGGCGGCAATGATGAAAGGGATCGCGGCGGTGCGGCCGGGCGCCACCCTCGGCGATATCGGCGCCGCAATCCAGACCTATACAGAGAGCCAGGGTTTCTCGGTCGTGCGCGACTTCTGCGGCCACGGCCTCGGCACGGTGTTCCACGACGCGCCAAGCGTCCTGCACTATGGCGAGCCGGGCGCCGGACTCGTGCTCCAGGAAGGCATGTTCTTCACCATCGAGCCGATGATCAACGCCGGCGGCCCGGCGACGAAGATCCTGCAGGACGGCTGGACCGCCGTGACCCGCGACCGCAAGCTGTCCGCCCAGTTCGAACATTCCCTGGGCGTCACGGCGGACGGCCCGGAAATCTTCACCGGCTCGCCGCGCGGCTGGCAGAAGCCGCCCTACGAGCCGGCCGAACGCGCGGCCTGA
- the radC gene encoding DNA repair protein RadC: MMLRDFDHCWPESGPCKGAESALHRDAVPDFDPKDKSLGGHRERLRRRFLDRGADALPDYELLELILFAASPRGDVKPVAKRLIAEFGSLGNVLAASPADLLRTEGIGPAAAAAIKAAAAAGVRLTRQEASGRPVLNNYRKVVGFCRAAMGREPVEQFRVLYLDKRNRMIDDEIVQRGTVDHTPVYPREVAHGALNRGATAVLLVHNHPSGNPAPSEADIRMTNSLKDALAPIGVVVLDHLIVSAEGDTSFRSLGLL, from the coding sequence ATGATGTTGCGCGATTTCGATCATTGCTGGCCGGAGTCCGGCCCGTGCAAGGGCGCGGAGAGCGCGCTGCACCGCGACGCCGTGCCCGATTTCGATCCGAAGGACAAGTCCCTCGGCGGCCACAGGGAACGGCTGCGCCGCCGTTTCCTCGACCGCGGAGCGGACGCCCTGCCCGATTACGAGCTGCTGGAGCTGATCCTGTTCGCCGCCAGCCCGCGCGGCGACGTCAAGCCGGTGGCGAAGCGCCTGATTGCGGAGTTCGGCTCTCTCGGCAACGTGCTGGCCGCGAGCCCGGCCGACCTGTTGCGGACCGAGGGCATCGGCCCGGCCGCCGCGGCGGCGATCAAGGCGGCCGCGGCGGCGGGCGTAAGGCTGACGCGGCAGGAGGCGTCGGGCCGCCCGGTGCTCAACAACTACCGCAAGGTCGTCGGCTTCTGCCGCGCCGCCATGGGCCGGGAGCCGGTCGAGCAGTTCCGCGTGCTCTATCTCGACAAGCGGAACCGGATGATCGACGACGAGATCGTCCAGCGCGGCACGGTCGACCACACGCCGGTCTATCCGCGCGAAGTCGCGCACGGGGCGCTGAACCGGGGCGCGACGGCGGTCCTGCTGGTCCACAACCACCCGTCGGGCAACCCGGCGCCGAGCGAAGCGGACATCCGGATGACGAATTCGCTGAAGGACGCCCTGGCGCCCATCGGCGTGGTCGTGCTCGACCACCTGATCGTCTCGGCCGAGGGCGACACTTCCTTCCGCTCGCTGGGGTTGCTGTAG
- a CDS encoding COX15/CtaA family protein, whose translation MFAPADAPVHPSVRRWLLLVAGMIFAMVALGGLTRLTESGLSMTEWRPLFGWLPPMGDSAWQQLFDLYRETPQYRQVFPDLTVGGFKAIFWLEYLHRLFGRLIGVVFLAGFVILLLRRRLPRRLVPPLAALFVLGGLQGALGWYMVASGLVDRPSVSHYRLAAHLSLAMILYAWTVWLIARMNRPARPAADAAAGGSGLAVAAYGSIALTVVFGAFVAGLDAGKIHNTFPLMGGALVPADYLRPGGGLAEFVANPVAVQFNHRVLAILSVLLVLALWWRTRGQGGAEERRWAGWLLAAALLQTALGIATLLLYAPVWLAALHQAGAMLLVTAAVLHAAARRRGQGV comes from the coding sequence ATGTTTGCGCCTGCCGACGCTCCCGTCCATCCGTCCGTCCGCCGCTGGCTTCTGCTGGTGGCTGGGATGATCTTCGCCATGGTCGCGCTCGGCGGGCTGACCCGGCTGACCGAATCCGGTCTGTCGATGACCGAATGGCGGCCCCTGTTCGGCTGGCTGCCGCCGATGGGCGACTCCGCCTGGCAGCAGCTGTTCGACCTCTACAGGGAGACGCCGCAGTACCGGCAGGTCTTCCCCGACCTGACCGTCGGCGGCTTCAAGGCGATCTTCTGGCTGGAATATCTGCACCGGCTGTTCGGCCGGCTGATCGGCGTCGTCTTCCTGGCCGGCTTCGTCATCCTGCTGCTGCGCCGCCGCCTGCCGCGCCGGCTGGTCCCGCCGCTGGCCGCGCTGTTCGTCCTCGGCGGCCTGCAGGGCGCGCTCGGCTGGTACATGGTCGCCAGCGGACTGGTCGACCGGCCCTCGGTCAGCCACTACCGGCTCGCTGCCCATCTCTCCCTGGCGATGATCCTCTACGCCTGGACCGTCTGGCTGATCGCCCGGATGAACCGGCCGGCAAGGCCGGCGGCCGATGCGGCGGCCGGCGGCAGCGGGCTGGCGGTCGCCGCCTACGGTTCGATCGCGCTGACCGTCGTGTTCGGCGCCTTCGTCGCCGGCCTCGACGCCGGGAAAATCCACAACACGTTTCCGCTGATGGGCGGCGCATTGGTGCCGGCGGACTATCTGCGGCCGGGCGGCGGCCTTGCCGAATTCGTCGCCAATCCGGTTGCGGTGCAGTTCAACCACAGGGTTCTGGCGATCCTGAGCGTCCTGCTCGTCCTCGCCCTGTGGTGGCGGACACGCGGGCAGGGCGGCGCGGAGGAACGGCGATGGGCCGGTTGGCTGCTCGCCGCCGCGCTGCTTCAGACGGCGCTCGGCATCGCGACGCTGCTCCTGTACGCGCCGGTCTGGCTGGCCGCGCTGCACCAGGCCGGCGCCATGCTGCTGGTCACCGCCGCCGTCCTGCACGCCGCCGCGCGGCGGCGCGGTCAAGGCGTCTGA
- a CDS encoding benzoate-CoA ligase family protein, protein MAAHTVTVTPDSANGAALDFAAPFNAAVAFIDRHIGEGRSTKSAILTTAGEEVSYGQLAIGVNRYGNALRGLGIETGDRLLMVVKDCPEFFFVFWGAIKAGIVPVPLNTLLTAKDYRYMIDDSAAAAIVWSPEFDGAVRDALAQADHKPAHLLRQDRAAALAAQASDGLEPYPSEAGDDCFWLYSSGSTGFPKGAIHRHRDMVVTSQQYGVDLLGVGEDDICFSAAKLFFAYGLANSMTFPLWVGATAVLAAERPTPQMTFDIFERFRPTLFFGVPTLYAAQLAAIDGGAACDVASVRWCVSAGEALPADIFRRWRETTGTTILDGIGSTEALYIFISNRRDIQKPGTSGLVIPGYEARIVGEDGAPAAAGEAGALQIRGGSTARGYWNLPEKTAATMLDGGWLDTGDTYRTDEDGCFVCEGRSDDMMKVGGIWTSPVEIEACLIGHPKVLEAAIVARDDEAGLVKPEAWVVRADGVTDDEAALQEELHGHVKASLAPYKYPRWWKFVDALPKTATGKIQRFKLRG, encoded by the coding sequence ATGGCTGCCCACACCGTCACCGTCACTCCGGACAGCGCTAACGGCGCCGCCCTCGATTTCGCGGCGCCGTTCAACGCCGCCGTGGCCTTCATCGACCGGCACATAGGGGAAGGCCGCAGCACCAAGTCCGCCATCCTGACGACGGCGGGCGAAGAGGTCAGCTACGGGCAACTGGCCATCGGGGTAAACCGGTACGGCAATGCCCTGAGGGGCCTCGGCATCGAAACCGGCGACCGGCTGCTGATGGTGGTGAAGGACTGCCCGGAATTCTTTTTCGTCTTCTGGGGCGCCATCAAGGCCGGCATCGTGCCGGTGCCGCTCAACACGCTGCTCACGGCGAAGGATTACCGCTACATGATCGACGATTCGGCGGCTGCCGCCATCGTCTGGTCGCCCGAGTTTGATGGCGCGGTGCGCGATGCGCTCGCGCAGGCGGACCACAAGCCGGCGCATCTGCTGCGGCAGGACCGGGCGGCGGCGCTGGCGGCGCAGGCCTCCGACGGCCTCGAACCGTATCCCAGCGAAGCCGGCGACGATTGTTTCTGGCTCTATTCCTCCGGCTCGACCGGCTTCCCGAAAGGCGCGATCCACCGGCATCGCGACATGGTCGTGACCAGCCAGCAATACGGCGTGGACCTGCTCGGTGTCGGCGAGGACGATATCTGCTTCTCCGCCGCCAAGCTGTTCTTCGCCTACGGCCTGGCCAACTCCATGACCTTCCCGCTCTGGGTCGGCGCCACGGCGGTGCTGGCCGCCGAACGGCCGACGCCGCAGATGACTTTCGACATTTTCGAGCGCTTCCGCCCAACGCTCTTTTTCGGCGTGCCGACGCTCTACGCCGCACAACTGGCGGCGATCGACGGCGGCGCGGCCTGCGACGTGGCGAGCGTCCGCTGGTGCGTCTCGGCCGGCGAGGCCCTGCCGGCCGACATCTTCCGGCGCTGGCGGGAAACGACCGGCACGACGATCCTGGACGGCATCGGCTCGACGGAGGCGTTGTACATCTTCATCTCCAACCGGCGCGATATCCAGAAACCGGGCACGAGCGGGCTTGTTATACCCGGCTACGAGGCGCGCATCGTCGGCGAGGACGGCGCGCCGGCCGCCGCCGGGGAAGCCGGCGCGCTGCAGATCCGGGGCGGCTCGACGGCGCGCGGCTACTGGAACCTGCCGGAAAAAACCGCGGCGACCATGCTGGACGGCGGCTGGCTCGATACCGGCGACACTTACAGGACCGACGAGGACGGCTGCTTCGTCTGCGAGGGCCGGTCCGACGACATGATGAAGGTCGGTGGCATCTGGACCTCGCCGGTCGAGATCGAGGCCTGCCTGATCGGCCATCCCAAGGTTCTGGAGGCGGCCATTGTCGCCCGCGACGACGAGGCCGGCCTCGTCAAGCCCGAAGCCTGGGTGGTGCGCGCCGACGGTGTGACCGACGACGAAGCGGCGCTACAGGAAGAACTGCATGGCCACGTCAAGGCCAGCCTGGCGCCCTACAAGTATCCGCGCTGGTGGAAATTCGTCGACGCACTGCCCAAGACCGCAACCGGCAAGATCCAGCGCTTCAAGCTGCGCGGTTAG
- a CDS encoding TauD/TfdA family dioxygenase → MTGTDAHSGRAWPPTPDFDTWPVEHLPAGATTDGRIVTVAWDDGRVSRYHAIWLRDNATEPGTHSPVTREQVGHPWDLPADLAVSAAAVAENGSIEVTFAPEGRTVAYHPGWLRALDYSNGRHDDLGDIAPTHWDPRRLAAPPTFDGPACMDRDGALLEALEALMEFGIVRLRGVPTDETAVQRVAERIGTIRNSNFGFLFDVKTAPADSRKAADSNAYFAGALAPHTDLATREYEPGLQLLHCLVNTTRGGRAVYVDGFAVADRIRRTDPDLWRAVTQIEWTFTNRSPATDYRWRAPLVVLDGNGDPREIRATTFLRGPLNVDFDDVEAAYAGLRAFQTLAAGEGFAMTFDYAPGDLVVFDNRRVLHGRTAFDDAVGERALKGCYMEREEVLSRIRILRRAKRANRAA, encoded by the coding sequence ATGACGGGGACGGACGCGCACTCGGGCCGGGCCTGGCCGCCGACGCCGGACTTCGACACCTGGCCGGTCGAGCATCTGCCGGCCGGGGCCACGACGGACGGCCGGATCGTCACCGTCGCGTGGGACGACGGCAGGGTCAGCCGCTATCACGCGATCTGGCTACGCGACAACGCGACCGAACCCGGCACCCACAGCCCGGTCACGCGCGAACAGGTCGGCCATCCCTGGGACCTGCCGGCGGACCTCGCCGTATCGGCGGCCGCGGTCGCGGAAAACGGCAGCATCGAGGTGACCTTCGCGCCCGAAGGCCGGACCGTCGCCTACCATCCTGGCTGGCTGCGCGCGCTCGACTATTCCAACGGCCGCCACGACGATCTCGGCGACATCGCGCCGACACACTGGGATCCCCGCCGCCTCGCAGCCCCGCCGACCTTCGACGGCCCGGCATGCATGGACCGGGACGGCGCCCTGCTGGAAGCGCTCGAAGCCCTGATGGAATTCGGCATCGTGCGCCTGCGCGGCGTGCCGACTGACGAAACGGCGGTGCAACGGGTCGCCGAGCGCATCGGCACGATCCGCAACTCCAATTTCGGCTTCCTGTTCGACGTGAAGACCGCGCCGGCGGACTCGCGCAAGGCCGCGGATTCCAACGCCTATTTTGCCGGCGCCCTGGCGCCGCACACCGATCTGGCGACCCGGGAATACGAACCCGGACTGCAATTGCTGCATTGCCTGGTCAACACGACCCGGGGCGGGCGGGCCGTCTATGTCGACGGCTTTGCCGTGGCCGATCGCATCCGGCGGACGGATCCGGATCTGTGGCGGGCGGTCACGCAGATCGAATGGACCTTCACAAACCGCTCTCCGGCCACGGACTATCGCTGGCGCGCGCCGCTGGTCGTGCTGGACGGGAACGGCGATCCCCGCGAAATCCGCGCCACGACCTTTCTGCGCGGCCCGCTCAACGTCGATTTCGACGATGTCGAGGCGGCCTATGCCGGCCTGCGCGCCTTCCAGACCCTCGCCGCCGGCGAAGGTTTCGCCATGACCTTCGACTACGCGCCCGGCGACCTGGTCGTCTTCGATAACCGGCGCGTCCTGCACGGCCGGACGGCGTTCGACGACGCGGTCGGCGAGCGGGCGCTCAAGGGCTGCTACATGGAGCGCGAGGAGGTGTTGAGCCGCATCCGGATCTTGCGCCGGGCAAAGCGCGCTAACCGCGCAGCTTGA
- a CDS encoding acyl-CoA dehydrogenase family protein: MSAGSIAKADRYIETARRFAAEAVAPHAAAWERDRRAPREAFEAAAEAGLMGLLVPEELGGAGLDLFAMARIMEVLAAGDLAFAFSLVVHNNLAGNIARNGAPYHHTAHLPDLIAGRRIGAFLLTEPQGGSDAANVQTTAAKTESGWRIDGEKAWVTSGSHADLLSIYAQTDPAAGHRGVACFLAAADAPGVERLPAYAMLGGHALGAGGFRFDGLELDEAAHFIPAGRGFAAAMEGIDLARVNVAYSACGMLRSGLDAAIAFVSQRSLFGTRNTEKQGIQWILADAASELEAASALAAKAGAALAAGDPDGRVLAAHAKKYATRVAFDRLNDCMQVMGAWGLTHDHPLARHLAGAKIAQYLDGANEIQNVVISRALFGGRG, from the coding sequence ATGTCCGCCGGTTCCATCGCCAAAGCCGACCGCTATATCGAGACCGCCCGACGCTTTGCCGCCGAGGCCGTCGCCCCCCATGCCGCGGCGTGGGAGCGCGACCGGCGCGCGCCGCGCGAGGCCTTCGAGGCCGCGGCCGAGGCCGGGCTGATGGGCCTGCTGGTGCCCGAAGAGCTGGGCGGGGCCGGCCTCGACCTGTTCGCGATGGCGCGCATCATGGAGGTGCTGGCCGCCGGCGACCTCGCCTTCGCCTTCAGCCTCGTCGTGCACAACAACCTGGCCGGCAACATCGCGCGCAACGGCGCGCCGTACCATCACACTGCCCACCTGCCGGACCTGATCGCCGGGCGGCGCATCGGCGCCTTCCTGCTGACCGAACCGCAGGGCGGCAGCGACGCCGCCAACGTGCAGACGACGGCGGCGAAGACGGAAAGCGGCTGGCGCATCGACGGCGAGAAGGCCTGGGTGACCAGCGGCTCCCACGCCGACCTGCTCAGCATCTACGCCCAGACCGATCCGGCGGCGGGCCACCGGGGCGTCGCCTGCTTCCTGGCGGCGGCGGATGCGCCCGGCGTCGAGCGCCTGCCGGCCTACGCCATGCTCGGCGGCCACGCCCTGGGCGCCGGCGGTTTCCGCTTCGACGGGCTGGAGCTTGACGAAGCGGCCCATTTCATTCCGGCCGGGCGCGGCTTTGCGGCCGCGATGGAGGGCATCGACCTGGCGCGGGTCAACGTCGCGTACAGCGCTTGCGGCATGCTGCGGTCCGGGCTCGATGCGGCGATCGCCTTCGTCTCGCAACGCTCCCTGTTCGGCACGCGCAATACGGAAAAGCAGGGCATCCAATGGATCCTGGCCGACGCCGCCAGCGAACTGGAAGCGGCCTCGGCGCTGGCTGCGAAGGCTGGCGCGGCGCTCGCCGCCGGCGATCCGGACGGCAGGGTGCTGGCGGCCCATGCCAAGAAATACGCCACGCGGGTCGCCTTCGACCGGCTCAACGACTGCATGCAGGTGATGGGCGCCTGGGGCCTGACCCACGACCATCCGCTCGCCCGCCATCTGGCCGGGGCCAAGATCGCCCAGTATCTCGACGGCGCCAACGAGATTCAGAATGTCGTGATCTCCCGCGCCCTGTTCGGCGGTCGGGGCTGA
- a CDS encoding VOC family protein → MADHGAFHWNELLTGDVEDCKAFFAEVCGWTYDDVPMPNFTYTVARSGDRMVAGIMDKAKTGAPDMPNHWMAYIAVGDVDAAAAKVAGVGGTVLQDCFDVPNVGRIAIVQDPGGAVIGLMTPS, encoded by the coding sequence ATGGCCGACCACGGCGCCTTCCATTGGAACGAACTGCTCACCGGCGACGTCGAGGACTGCAAGGCGTTTTTCGCCGAGGTCTGCGGCTGGACCTATGACGACGTCCCGATGCCGAATTTCACCTACACGGTCGCCAGGTCCGGCGACAGGATGGTCGCCGGCATCATGGACAAGGCGAAAACCGGCGCGCCGGACATGCCGAACCACTGGATGGCCTATATCGCCGTGGGCGATGTCGACGCCGCCGCCGCGAAGGTCGCCGGCGTTGGCGGCACGGTCCTCCAGGATTGCTTCGACGTCCCGAATGTCGGCCGCATCGCCATCGTCCAGGACCCCGGCGGCGCGGTGATCGGCCTGATGACGCCGTCGTAG